One stretch of Segatella copri DNA includes these proteins:
- a CDS encoding AAA family ATPase, with protein MIITIARQCGCGAIRVGKLLAEKYGIPFYTRKNLMEMAEQRGVLDEMEAFFDERPVDELLFSMSSLGETQRALTEKPLHTLADMIGDEDCIIIGRCGNYIFRERKDLISVFLSGNLEARIKDIQEEQGLSYDEAEEFVEHTEDCRVAYHKYYTDLTWGNADDYDICLDTVRLGVEETASLIEQYVSLI; from the coding sequence ATGATTATTACGATAGCGCGCCAGTGTGGATGTGGCGCTATTCGCGTGGGCAAGCTGCTCGCCGAAAAGTATGGTATTCCTTTTTATACCCGTAAAAATTTGATGGAAATGGCTGAACAGAGAGGAGTGCTCGACGAGATGGAGGCTTTCTTCGATGAGCGGCCGGTAGATGAACTGCTCTTCTCGATGTCGTCGCTTGGCGAAACGCAGAGGGCGCTGACAGAAAAACCGCTCCATACACTTGCCGATATGATAGGCGATGAAGACTGTATCATCATCGGCCGTTGCGGCAACTATATCTTCCGCGAGCGCAAAGACCTGATTTCTGTTTTCCTGAGCGGCAATCTGGAGGCTCGCATCAAGGATATTCAGGAAGAACAGGGACTTTCGTATGATGAGGCTGAGGAGTTTGTAGAGCACACCGAGGATTGCAGAGTGGCTTATCATAAGTATTATACAGACCTTACCTGGGGAAATGCCGATGATTACGACATCTGCCTGGATACTGTGCGCCTGGGCGTAGAAGAGACGGCAAGCCTCATTGAGCAGTATGTTAGCTTGATATAA
- the spt gene encoding serine palmitoyltransferase — MGQLQERYKNYREPQKYMAAGVYPYFREITSKQMTEVTDIDGHKILMFGSNAYQGLTNDQRVIDAAKAALDKYGSGCAGSRFLNGTLDLHVQLEKELAEFMGKDETLCFSTGFSVNQGVLACVVGRNDYIICDDRDHASIVDGRRLSFATQLHYKHNDMEDLERVLSKLPQEAIKLIVVDGVFSMEGDLANLPEIVKLKHKYNCSIMVDEAHGLGVFGKQGRGVCDHFGLTDEVDLIMGTFSKSLASIGGFIASDKDTINFLRHNCRTYIFSASNTPAATAAALEALHIIQNEPERFENLWDVTNYALKRFREEGFEIGETESPIIPLYVRDAEKTFVVTKMAYDAGVFINPVIPPACAPQDTLVRFALMATHTREQVEQAVQILKKIFVEEGIIK; from the coding sequence ATGGGACAATTACAAGAAAGATACAAGAATTATCGTGAACCTCAGAAGTATATGGCTGCCGGTGTGTATCCATATTTCCGCGAGATCACAAGTAAGCAGATGACAGAGGTAACCGACATCGATGGTCATAAGATTCTGATGTTCGGTTCTAATGCTTATCAGGGTTTGACTAACGACCAGCGTGTTATTGATGCAGCTAAGGCTGCGCTCGACAAGTATGGTTCTGGTTGTGCAGGAAGCCGTTTCCTCAATGGTACGCTCGATTTGCACGTGCAGCTCGAAAAGGAGCTTGCTGAGTTTATGGGCAAGGATGAAACTTTGTGTTTCTCTACAGGATTCTCTGTTAACCAGGGTGTCTTGGCTTGCGTAGTAGGTCGTAACGACTATATTATCTGCGATGACCGCGACCACGCAAGTATCGTAGATGGCCGCCGCCTCTCATTCGCTACCCAGCTCCACTACAAGCACAACGATATGGAAGATTTGGAGCGCGTGCTCTCTAAGCTCCCTCAGGAGGCTATCAAGCTTATCGTTGTTGACGGTGTGTTCTCTATGGAGGGTGACCTGGCTAACTTGCCTGAGATTGTAAAGCTCAAGCATAAGTACAACTGCTCTATCATGGTAGACGAGGCTCATGGTCTTGGCGTATTCGGCAAGCAGGGTCGTGGTGTATGCGACCACTTCGGTCTGACCGACGAGGTAGACCTCATCATGGGTACATTCTCCAAGAGTCTGGCTTCTATCGGCGGTTTCATCGCATCAGACAAGGATACTATCAACTTCCTCCGTCACAACTGCCGTACTTACATCTTCAGCGCCTCTAACACTCCAGCTGCCACAGCAGCAGCTCTTGAGGCTCTCCACATCATTCAGAATGAGCCAGAGCGTTTCGAGAATCTCTGGGATGTAACCAACTATGCCTTGAAGCGTTTCCGCGAGGAAGGTTTCGAGATTGGCGAGACAGAGAGTCCTATCATTCCTCTCTACGTACGCGATGCTGAGAAGACATTCGTTGTTACCAAGATGGCTTACGATGCAGGTGTGTTCATCAACCCTGTTATTCCTCCAGCTTGTGCTCCTCAGGATACATTGGTACGTTTCGCTCTCATGGCTACTCACACAAGAGAGCAGGTTGAGCAGGCTGTCCAGATCTTGAAGAAGATTTTCGTAGAAGAGGGAATCATCAAGTAA
- a CDS encoding diacylglycerol/lipid kinase family protein, whose amino-acid sequence MKKKILFIMNPISGTASKAAVPSLIDSVLDKELFEYEIRMTERAGHASEIATEAKNNHVDVVVAVGGDGTVNEVARSLVHSDTALGILPCGSGNGLARHLLLPMNLKKCIEVINQCQIRDLDYGVINDHPFFCTCGMGFDAFVSMKFAESGKRGPITYAENILREGLKYKPETYTLEDETGTKQYKAFLISCANASQYGNNAYIAPQASMSDGLMDVVIMEPFDVIEAPQVSFDMFNKTLDKNSKIKSFRCKKLHITRSQPGVIHYDGDPVMTGAEIDVHLEEKGIKMLVNPFANKNDRKPNMFQSAFADFFNDINAVRDDIHKDIQRQSKRVEAISKLVQKKLNL is encoded by the coding sequence ATGAAGAAAAAGATACTTTTCATCATGAATCCGATTTCAGGAACAGCCAGCAAGGCGGCAGTTCCGAGTCTGATAGATTCTGTTTTGGACAAAGAGCTTTTTGAGTACGAGATAAGAATGACTGAAAGAGCTGGGCACGCTTCGGAAATTGCTACCGAAGCGAAGAACAACCATGTAGATGTGGTTGTGGCGGTTGGTGGTGACGGCACCGTCAACGAGGTAGCCCGCTCGCTGGTTCACTCCGATACTGCCCTCGGCATTCTGCCTTGCGGTTCGGGCAACGGATTGGCAAGACATCTGCTGCTCCCAATGAACCTGAAGAAATGCATAGAGGTCATCAACCAATGCCAGATTAGAGATTTGGATTATGGTGTCATCAACGACCACCCGTTCTTCTGCACCTGCGGCATGGGCTTTGACGCTTTCGTCAGCATGAAGTTTGCCGAGAGCGGCAAGCGTGGTCCTATCACTTATGCTGAAAATATCCTGCGCGAGGGATTGAAGTATAAGCCTGAGACTTACACGCTGGAGGACGAGACGGGCACCAAGCAGTATAAGGCGTTCCTCATTTCCTGTGCCAACGCATCTCAGTATGGCAACAATGCCTATATTGCCCCTCAAGCATCCATGAGCGACGGTCTGATGGATGTCGTCATCATGGAACCGTTCGATGTTATCGAGGCGCCTCAGGTAAGTTTCGACATGTTCAACAAGACGTTGGACAAGAACTCGAAGATCAAGTCGTTCCGCTGCAAGAAGCTCCATATCACCCGCAGTCAGCCAGGCGTAATCCATTATGATGGCGACCCTGTGATGACGGGGGCAGAGATTGATGTTCACCTGGAAGAAAAGGGAATCAAGATGCTGGTGAACCCATTTGCGAACAAGAACGACCGCAAGCCGAACATGTTTCAGTCTGCCTTTGCCGATTTCTTCAACGACATCAATGCCGTGCGCGATGATATTCATAAAGACATCCAGCGCCAGAGCAAAAGAGTAGAAGCTATCAGCAAACTGGTACAGAAGAAGCTGAACCTTTAA
- a CDS encoding tRNA1(Val) (adenine(37)-N6)-methyltransferase, producing the protein MGNFRFKQFEIEQDRCAMKVGTDGVLLGAWAQGGRRILDIGSGTGLISLMMAQRFPEAEVVGIDMDADACGQARENVMASPFRDRVEIECCRLQDFGGTSKTAEALETAESLKAAGVFDAIVSNPPFFVDSLKNPDSKRTMARHTDSLPFRDLFAGVKRLLSDDGIFSAIVPVEVVEQFVAESCILGFYLIRKCGVKTVERKQPKRFMLSFAKHRISPYEECVETMMDSQGNRSEWYRKITEEFYL; encoded by the coding sequence ATGGGTAATTTTCGATTTAAACAGTTTGAGATAGAGCAAGACCGTTGTGCCATGAAGGTGGGAACTGACGGCGTTTTGCTGGGTGCATGGGCGCAAGGTGGCAGGCGGATTCTGGACATTGGCTCCGGAACGGGACTGATTTCGCTCATGATGGCGCAGCGTTTTCCTGAAGCTGAGGTCGTAGGGATTGATATGGATGCTGATGCCTGCGGACAGGCGAGGGAGAATGTGATGGCAAGTCCGTTTCGCGACAGGGTGGAAATAGAATGCTGCAGACTGCAGGATTTCGGGGGAACTTCGAAAACTGCTGAGGCTTTGGAAACTGCTGAAAGTTTGAAGGCTGCCGGTGTTTTTGATGCGATAGTGAGCAATCCTCCGTTCTTTGTAGATAGTTTGAAAAATCCGGACAGTAAGAGAACGATGGCGAGACATACGGACAGTCTTCCGTTCCGCGATTTGTTTGCGGGTGTAAAACGGTTGCTTTCTGATGACGGCATTTTCTCTGCTATTGTTCCCGTAGAAGTAGTGGAGCAGTTTGTTGCAGAGTCTTGTATATTAGGTTTTTATCTTATACGGAAGTGTGGTGTAAAGACGGTGGAACGCAAGCAGCCAAAGCGCTTTATGCTGAGTTTTGCCAAGCATCGCATTTCGCCTTATGAAGAGTGTGTTGAAACGATGATGGATTCGCAGGGAAACCGCTCGGAATGGTATAGGAAAATAACGGAAGAATTCTACCTTTGA